From Triticum aestivum cultivar Chinese Spring chromosome 7B, IWGSC CS RefSeq v2.1, whole genome shotgun sequence:
GAGTTTGATCAGCCTACTACATATATCCATCAAATTGAATAATCTTTTGATGTTATGAACAATGCTATAGTTTTATCTGCAATAATCTGTTTGTGATGTTTGTGATCCCAGAGCTGAGAATTTACTGCCTTTTAAACAACAAGAACaataaagcctttagtcccaaacaagttggggtaggctagagctgaaacctCCAACTAAATTATATGTATTTACCAACAGTATTGTGCAATCAATTTGGCAGTCTCTTGTACCGTGTGAAATACATCTGGTAATGATGGAGTTCATGGTTCTACAAAAAATTGAATCACTTATAGGGACTGAAGCTAGTGTACATGGCTAGATGAGTTAATCCTACTGCCCCATCCTTCTGAAACGTAATTCAGatgataatgttttgcatcttttgaGCTGTCACTTAAAAAACTAGTCAACTGTGAAGGATTTTCACTGACTAGTGACACAGGTCTTGCTTTGATGTCGGCGGTGATGATGATCCAGACCCTACTGCTACAAATTTGCGGGCACAACCAAGCATGGAATCTATATCACCTGTGCAGCAGTTCTCAGAAATGGACCATAGTAGAAGTGACAACTGTAACGGTGAAAATCTGGAAAGAAGTGTCTCCGTACCCTCAAATTTGGGAAATAGTGTATATCCCAAGTTCTCAAGTGGTTCTCTTATTCCCGAGCATGTTCTTTCGCCTTACAAGAATGTTGGTAGTGATTCACGAAGGTAAActatgtttttcctttttttttcttctctttctgcATGCTAGCTCACCATTTTCCTTGGACTACAATTTCTTCATCTCAAATACAGAATAATGGAATAATTTTACCGTGGATTCCATTAGTAGCCCTTGAAGAATTTGCTATTCCGCTGCTGCTACTATTCTAGCATTCCTCACTTTGCTTGGCTCACATCAAACATTTGCTTGGTTGTTGAGAGACTTAAGGCCATTTGGTTActgaaatactccctccatccggaaatacttgtcatcaaaatggataaaaagggatgtatctagacgtattttagttctagatacgtctttttttatctattttgatgacaagtattttcggacagagggagtgcTAGAAAAGAAATGTAAGGACATTGTTCTTTTGGGAGAGGCAAATTTTCAAGTCCATGTGAGGCATAGACTTGTAGTCTCCTTTAATCCTTTTACAGTTACTTGAAAATAGGGTCTGCAAGCTCGAAATATTGTTTGGACTTCCCTTTGATCTTAAAAATAAAATATTCTGATATTTGGTTTGGTGGACTCGTTACATAGAACATTCTGACTCATTTTGTAGAACATTCTCCATTTGTTGCTCTAGCCAATCTAGAAAATGGATACGAGCACAAAGAAATACTGATTTGTTTTCAACTTTTGGCAACAATGTGGTGATATTGACACCGTCTGTTctgtattatactccctccgtcccataatataagaacgtttttgacgctacactagtgtcaaaaacgttcttatattatgggacggagggagtagcttcctATTCTGGCCCACATTTTTTACTCTTCTCCATGTATTTTGTCTCATGTGGCTATTCTACATTGTGGTAACACTTCAAATTTTGTAAAATGAAGGAATGAATTTCATCAGAGAAATCCGAGCAGCAGAAACCGTAGTGGCCCTTTGTTTTTCCGTCAAATGAAGGACACACGCCCACATCTGTCTGGTAAGATGATCATGAGCCCTACATCTGCCTCTCTCTAGTACTCTAGTAAGATGATCATGAGCTCTACAGCACATCTCTCTTGTGATTAGATTCACATAAAATCGGAGTCTAGTATGCATGATTTGACAACCAAAGTTTCACGTTATTTTAATAATTTTGAAATTATTTGAGGTCACCATCTAATTATCTCTTCTATTTATTACTTGCCATTTAACTTCACATGTCATGTTTGAACAGTTGCACCTGATGAGGCGTCGGAAGGAAATGTTGTCCAACGAAGGGGGCGATTTCAGGTCACATCAGATAATCCTGGTCAAAAGGTACTGGGTTATTTGGCGTAGAAGTTACTGGAACTAGGATAGTGAATAGTTAATTGTATTGATATTTGTCTTAATTATGAGTCAAAATGAAACCCTTGGATTGTCTTGGTAGAATTTACTTGGTAGCATTATTTAAACTGCACAAGTGCATTATGTTACTAAGAGCTGAAGTGATTGATTTACAATGTTTATGACTCTACTAGTAGACTGATACTGCCAGCAACCTGGGATGTTCATTGATTGTAACCTTTTTTTCTATGCTCTTGCCTCTTAGGAGGTTGTAACCAAAAAACTTatcttttcaatgaaatgaaacgcaAAGTCTTTTCGTTTTCTCGAAGAATAAAAACTCTACTAGTAGACAAGTCTAGAGCCTCAAGTTCTTCGCATGGAAAACAACTTGTACGGTCAGTTTATTGATACCTCCAGACGACCACAATGCCTTGGTGGATGAAACTTGCTGGCTTCACTTTGCACATAATTAGAATCCTGAAGAATATTATTCTGAAGCAACCCAGAGCATTCAATGTATAACTCACATGTTATTATCATTGTTCCTTCAAATATAGTTCAACCATGGTCCCACTCTCCCCAATAGGTTTGCTAGGCAGGGGTTGCTGCAAGGGGGATATTATGGTTGACATTTCCAGAAAATACACCCAGTTGTTTGTTTTGTGTAACTGTGCCTATTAATATTGCCTTTTCAGGTTTTAATTTGGACACAAATAATTTTAACTCTACTTGCCTCGTAGGTAGCTTCATCAGCAAGCAGCAACAGCAGGCCTAATTTACCAAGTGGAGTAACACGGCCAGCTTCCAATTCATCCACAATTCTTCCGACACTACAATTCTTGATGCAGCAAAATTCTATGCAAAAGGTATTTTATTGCATTTATTATTTCAAAACACAAAAAAAATGTTAGCATTTTTACAATTCGTTGAATTTACAGGAAGTGCTAAGTAGATTGATTTCTTCAATTGAGGAAACATCTGGTACGTATCATGAGAATTGTTTATGTTAAACTTTAATCAGATAATTTGACTGGCATACTGATATCATTGGTTTCATGTGGGGAATGTTTTCTGGCAGATGCTTCTGATGCAAGTACAGTTGGTTCGTCTCAGGTGTGTCTGATGGAGTGTGTTCCATATGTTATTTCACATTTGACCTCAAGACATGTGAACTTTAAAGGTCAATTACTGCTAAACATATTTTCTTATGATTGTTTTAACAAGTGCTTATATATGTTCAGTCATCTGGATCGCTTGCCAGAGAGAAGGGATTGGAGTCGTATGTTGTCCAACTACAGCGAAGGTATTCTACCGTTCTCAGAGTGGTCCTCCATATTCAAGGACGCTTGACTGAATTTGTGAAAATTTGCAGTGTCACAGAACTCGCTGAGGAAGTGCAGAGATTGAAGCTGAGAAATAATCAGGTAAATTGTCAGCAACCATATTTGGAGCTTTGCATTTTTTTAATGGTTTGTATGATCTGAGCAAAGAGAATCTTTACTTTTTGCAAGTTATGTTTTTTTATTTTAAATCATGTGTCTGAGACATTGATTATGTTGTCTGCATGACAGCTTGAGCAGCAGATCAACGGGTTGTCGAAAAAAGACGAAAGGTTGCGAAGAGAGGGTAGTACCAAGCAATGATATATTATATTCCCCCCTAGTCCCCGTTGTATAATTCAGCTCCCCAATTTTGAACCTGGTTAGTGAAATTAATTGTATTATGTTTCGAAATCAGGTAGTTGAATCAATTGTAATTGTAAGTATTTTAGCGAGTTCACATTATAGTATAATCTTTGATTTGTACAGCATGCTTTGTGTTATCGGTGAGGATTAGTTTCCGTCAACTACAATGTTTCGATAGCAACCGTTTGTGAACTTGTTTGTCCCCTTCCTCATTCTTTAGCGTGTGCATGGTTGAACGTTTCTTCTCTTGGTGTGCATTACTCACAAGTCACAGCGTTGCCTTGCAGCATGTAAATAAATGATAATACTGATTGCCCTTGTCGAATGAGCTGGAGCATTCCTTGGCGTCTTTGGTTTTAGGTGCTACAGCAAGATTGgcaagtccggcatggatttctagGTCTTCAATTTGACTAACAAATAAAGTTATACTCCAAACAGACGCTTGCTAAAGCACAAATCAAAGCGCATGGCCGAACGATACAGGGCAAGGCAAAAATGACACTGGCGGAAATCTAGTCGATTACGCTGCCGAAGGACGGCAACATCGAAGGCCTGGCCTGAAGACGCTGAAGTTCAATGACACACCTATGACAACATCAAGGGCATGAAGACGCTGAAGTTCCATGACACACCGAACATGGCACATAGAGAAGAACCACAACGACGTCCTTGAAAGAAGAGCGACACCCTTGGGCACAGCTGGCGTCGGCGCCAAAGTGTGGTGCTTCCGATTGGCAGCCACTAGGCGGCAAGGACATCTCTGATGAGTACAAACCTCCAGATCCGAGTTTGGGCGTCATTGCCACAAGAAGAGAGCATGCACGAGTCACCCGCTGCTACATGCCTACACCGTCGTCGTCCGCACGACCAAGGGCACATAGCAACCACCATCGTCATGATGTCTGTTGGAGAGCCAACCAACCGGACTTTCACCCGGGGCCGCCGTCCTGACATTCATGGCTCCAAATCCAACCCACCCAACCCTGCGACCATTGCACACCGAAGGAACAAGCGGGAAGGTCACTCCTTCCCCACCCTTGCCCCTAGTCAGCCCTAGGCCCATGCCTGGACCCTAGGCATAAGCAAATCAGGACACCTCGCCTATCCTGCCCTGATGGGCAAAGCAGATCCCCGAAGGGTGATGGATGGATTTGTGGCCCAACGGCGGTAGATCCACACTCATTGGGGCGGTCCGAACATGGGAGGTGGCCATCCACGTGGCCTCGACCCGCATAGACCCGATTAGGGTTGGAGGGAAGTTTGCCTCGGACCGACACCACCATAGACCATCAGGGGAGAGGAGTGCGTTGTCGAAAGCGTGTGCCAACGCCGACTAGATTGGCCCCAACGCCTGCACGTTGTTGGGGCGCTGTTCACCACCACTTACAAGGTCCACTATGCTCACACGCTGGCGTACCGGACCGCATTGCTGCCAAGATCGGCATCACCGCCGCCCAGGAGACCCTGAGTAGCGCCACCACATCGGGCCCACGCCGCATCGCAGGGTCCGCACTGCATGCGGTTTTGGGAAGTCTCTCTTAGAGTTGTTAACCTCCCGTTATGAAAAAACTTACAACCTCATTTGACGAGGAATATAATGATATGTTTTTTCCCTCAACGCGATATGGCTGGCGTTGGCATATGTGATTATCCTGTGAGTGCGTACTGGCAGGATGCATGTACAGCCTGATGGCATATGTGATCATCCGCTGGGTAGCTTACTGGCACTCGGTAGGGTGCATGTATAGCCTGATGGAAAGGATCAAAGAAGCCTCTCAAGTCCCAACTGGCGTGCCCTCATCCTTCCTGCATACAACAAACATGGCCGGCCGCCGGCACGGCGTGTAGGGTGACAGTTCAACCGAAGCCACGAGCAATTTTTCTGAGTGTTGCCTAGTGCCCAAGCCATCTATCGTATACTAGGCTACCTCATTTTTTGCTTGAAACGGTCAACCGCAGACACTTCTCTTAAAAGAAAACAATCACACTAgcgtcaaaaaaaaataaaaatccacACTGTCAAGCACTTGAACCGTCGCAGCTCTGGGGCATCTCCAATAACGCGTACTCATTTTGCATATCAAAATGCCCGTGTCACTAACAAACAACTCCATCACACAACCGCAACAATAGTGTATCAAAATTGGTCGGTAGGAGGCGGAGAGGACAAAGAAGATGCTAGCAGTGCAATTTTTAGTTTGGAAGAGGATGGAGTGCGCCTTGGAAGAAGTATGATTGGGTTGAGGTTCGAAGACATTTCATCATACAACTTATGAATAGACGCATATTAGAAGGACCGCACAATGACGCTAACACGAAGTTGACTTATCTTTTTTTCGCCCGCTTTGACATCGAAGGTGTTGACTTGCAACCACCGAGACAGATGAAGTTGTTCAAGACCTTTTTAACGACGGAATGGAATATCCTCGAGACGGAAGTTCAGACTTGAGTAACTTAATATGCCCTTTTCGCGTGATGAAGACTCTGGTTTAACGGCTCTTCGCTCAAGGTTAATGGTGTTACTCGAGCCAAATTACCCACCATAGTGGTATCATTTCATAATTAGGTGTAAATAATATACTCTAGCTTAAATTTGCTTGAGCTACTCCCGTGAACATGCAACACTGATGGCATTGATGCCTCGCTACCTAAATTATCCATGTCCACATgcgatgatatattttcttttcgcTCACGCGTGTACGGCTAGGGCAAAGTTTTCTCCCCTCTGAGTTCCACCGGTCAACCTGTGGATTCATCTTCTTTCCGCTTGCCACTAGGTAGCAGGGAGGTAAATCCCGACACCTCAGTTCCGGCTAGTAGTTTGGGTTAAGGGTTTTTTGGTTCTTACTGCGGTGACACTTCATCTTCGAGCTGTTCATTTAGGCTTTGATTCTCCTCAAATTCATGCGACAGGACGGAATCGACAGAGAGCGGGGAGGTGAATCCCGACACCTCAGTTCCGGCTAGTAGTTTGGGTTAAGGGTTTTTTAGTTCTTACTGCGGTGACACTTCATCTTCGAGCTGTTTATTCAGGCTTTGATTCTCCTCAAATTCATGTGACAGGACGGAGTCGACAGAGCTCGAGCGTAGATTTCTGTGATCTCCTCGGGccggcgaggttagggtttctcatcGTACGTGTGCGGCAACGATATATGGTGTCAACCACTTCAGATCGATTCAAGGGTTCAACTGGCAAAACCGCGGCTCcagggcgctggtccttagggTCACGTGCACAAAGACTTTCTGCCTGTCAATCTGTCATCAACAAGGCCAGACTGGCTTTGGAACGGGAGCGGCGAGGCGCGTCAACATATTGTTTTTGGCAGCCGTAGTGGTTGTTCAGTGATCCAGACCTTGATCTATTTTTATCAgtcttgctaagtctcagtcgaccgAAACTTCGTTAAGTCTCAGTCGAGACTATATCCGTGAGATTTTGCATTGAGATATGTGTAATCTTTttctttagttttttctttttctcttttgcaTGTAATGTCATTTGACTGAGACATGGTTAAATCTCAGCGGACCGAAACCTAGCCACTTCTTTGCAGTACGTCCGCTGAACTTTTATACTCGGCAGTAATAGATCTATTCCACTTTTTCCTTAAAAAAAAGTGTTAGTTTCTCGCTCACGCATGATGAAAATGGCTACGACCAATTCATGTTATGCAGGGATTTTTTAACACACAAAATCACACGGGTGTGTGATAGCATGGTGCTCAACCTATTTAAGGCCCTACCTTGTCCAATGGCTACAAGCAAAGCAGTAGTAGGTAAGAATCATACACGATGTCGCGAGGACAAGGAAGAGCGATGGGAAGCATGCTCGCGGTTCTCCTTGTAGCCACCCTGCTCCACCTCGCCGGCGGCAGCCCTCCTCCGGAGCCGGTGGTCTGCACGGACGGCACGTCCAACTGCACGGTCACCAACTCGGTCGGTTCCTTCCCGGACCGCATCGTCTGCCGCGCGCGCAGCGTCACCTACCCGCGCACCGAGCAGGAGCTCGTCGGAGCCGTGGCGGCCGCGGCGTCCGCGAAGCGCAAGATGAAGGTGGCCACCAGGTACTCGCACAGCATCCCCAAGCTGATGTGCCCCGGCGGCCTCGACGGCGCCATCATAAGCACGGAGCGGCTCAACCGGACGGTGCGCATCGACGCGAAGAAGGGGCTCATGACGGTGGAGAGCGGCATGGTCCTCCGTGACCTGGTCGAGGCGGCCGGCGCCGCGGGGCTGTCGCTGCCGAACTCGCCGTACTGGTATGGCCTGACGATCGGGGGCCTGCTGTCGACGGGCGCGCACGGGAGCTCGCTGTGGGGTAAGGGCAGCGCCGTGCACGAGTACGTGGTCGGGCTGAGGATCGTGACGCCGGCGCCAGCCAGCAAGGGGTACGCCGTGGTGAGGGAGCTCGGCGCCGACCACCCGGACCTGGACGCCGCGAAGGTCAGTCTCGGGGTTCTCGGCGTGGTCTCTCAGGTCACCCTGGCCCTGCAGCCGCTGTTCAAGCGGTCGGTGACGTTCGTGACGCGCGACGACTCGGACTTCGCGGACCAGGTGGCCGTATGGGGCCGTCTCCACGAGTTCGCCGACATGGCGTGGCTGCCGCAGCAGCGCAAGGTCCTCTACCGCGAGGACGACCGCGTCGACGTCTCGTCGCCGGGCGACGGCCTCTGGGACTCGCTCCTTGGCCGCTCCATTCCCACGCGCCTGCTCGTCAATGGTAGAGCCGCCGAGGAGCGGCTGCAGGAGGGCAGCACCAACGACACCGCTCTGTGTGCGGCGGGGCGGCTGCAGGCGGACTCGCTGGAGCGGCAGGCCTACGGCTTCAAGAACGACGGCCTCAACTTCACCGGGTACCCGGTCGTGGGGTACCAGCACCGCATCCAGGCGTCGGGCACATGCATAAACAGCCCGGAGGACGGCCTCAACACCAGCTGCCCCTGGGACCCGCGCATCCGGGGCTCCTTCTCTCAGaacaccgacttcagcatcgcgcTCTCCAAGGCGCCGGCGTTCGTGGCGGAGATGCAGCGGCTCCGGGACCTCAGCCCGGACACGTTCTGCGCCGGCATCGACACCAGGTTCGGCGTGCTCATCCGCTACGTCAAGGCGTCCTCCGCTTACCTAGGCAAGCCCGAGGACTCCGTCGACTTCGACATAGTCTCCTACCGGAGCCGCACCGACGGCATGCCGCGCGCGCACGCCGACGTGGTGGACGAAATCGAGCAGATGGCGCTGCACAAGTACGGCGGCCTCCCGCACTGGGGGAAGAACCGCAACTTGGCCTTCGACGGCGCCATCGCGAAGTACCCGAAGGCTGATGAATTCCTCAGGGTGAAGGACAGGTACGACCCCGACGGGCTCTTCTCCAGCGAGTGGAGCGACCAGGTGCTCGGCATCACCGGGAGCCCCAACATCGTCAAGGAGGGCTGCGGCGTGGAAGGGTTGTGCGTTTGCTCTGACGACTCGCACTGTGCGCCCGAGCAAGGCTACTTCTGCCGTCCAGGAAAGGTGCACGACGAAGCGAGGGTTTGCTCCACAAGTGTTAACCCGTGACCTCGCTTCTCAAGATTCTGCGCAACAAACCGCACTAGCGTGAACTTGTGCACTTATTAGAGCAATAACGTTTCATATACTGTAGTATTATTGCATTTATCCTTGTCTTTGTATTTGCAAGGCTTTTGATTTTTGCCTTGGTCATCTACATAAATTTACAAGTTTATATTTTTTCATGCCTTGTGTTATTTGATTTTGCTTATGAGGATTGACCGGATTGTCGACCGGGTCCTGACTTTGAAGGCCTCTTGATATCCAAGGCCGCATGCTAACCCTGGTTAGAACGGTCCGGGTCATGTTTGGCTTGGCGTTCTCCATGATCCTTTTTGTATTTCACAACATGTGGTTTTTGAGTAGTAAAGCTTGGTTTAGCCCTTCAAAAAAAATCTTGGTCCTCGGTCTTTACTGGAGGGTACGGAAGCAAGTGGATAAGATCCTTTGTGGGTTCCTGTCGGCTAGCAGGGCACATGTTCATGGCAACTAGTGTCATGTCAACTAGGTTAACGTgtgttgggttctatggtagggtgcgtcgactgcaaattaaatttttctacacgcagaacaaccaggaacatgctagggagatggatcacagttcgttaccactagacgcgcagtgccgtgcagcggccGAAGAGTTGGGGCatcgcgtccgcgtggatcgtctcttcctcgtccgatctccctcaaacagccggtcgtcggttcccacgtacaggttcgccggagcggcgcaagtgcaccgcctctaacggtatccacgcgtgcaggaggaacgtcatgtggcggactgctaggtccaatcacacaaccggcggcaagtggaggtgtctattcgcaacacgtgcaaaccctagtgacagcgccgaagtgaTCAACCGCATGACTGTGCCGCAcaccactttatataggcgtctgtcgtgggctcaacacttgggcctcgcacggaccctaaagcccataagtctactcggccacaatccgaatacagctcggatcacatccgaccagtgtctccGGATCCGatctcgtaggttccttcccttaagcgcgcgaccccttaggttcaagtcggcttggtcgcagttcggatcacctccgaactgcacggttggtagcggcccctagcaaggcatgtcgaacaccaagcagactatgaagctggttaggcgaacctgtacatcatacttccattccttttgccacacgatatatgttgtcaggctcaaggcgagtctgtcatccttgtcctagcccgacctctttctcgttccagtgatgccgaccacaaaccagattatctcataatccttgtcgcatggccatgcttatcctggtcggatcacacgaggggcatagagtatatctctcctgattggagg
This genomic window contains:
- the LOC123160313 gene encoding L-gulonolactone oxidase 2: MSRGQGRAMGSMLAVLLVATLLHLAGGSPPPEPVVCTDGTSNCTVTNSVGSFPDRIVCRARSVTYPRTEQELVGAVAAAASAKRKMKVATRYSHSIPKLMCPGGLDGAIISTERLNRTVRIDAKKGLMTVESGMVLRDLVEAAGAAGLSLPNSPYWYGLTIGGLLSTGAHGSSLWGKGSAVHEYVVGLRIVTPAPASKGYAVVRELGADHPDLDAAKVSLGVLGVVSQVTLALQPLFKRSVTFVTRDDSDFADQVAVWGRLHEFADMAWLPQQRKVLYREDDRVDVSSPGDGLWDSLLGRSIPTRLLVNGRAAEERLQEGSTNDTALCAAGRLQADSLERQAYGFKNDGLNFTGYPVVGYQHRIQASGTCINSPEDGLNTSCPWDPRIRGSFSQNTDFSIALSKAPAFVAEMQRLRDLSPDTFCAGIDTRFGVLIRYVKASSAYLGKPEDSVDFDIVSYRSRTDGMPRAHADVVDEIEQMALHKYGGLPHWGKNRNLAFDGAIAKYPKADEFLRVKDRYDPDGLFSSEWSDQVLGITGSPNIVKEGCGVEGLCVCSDDSHCAPEQGYFCRPGKVHDEARVCSTSVNP